TAAATATATAAGTACAACAGTATTAAAttcagctttattttatttgttaatgaacatccattcctgcatttcaaaaaGTTTGGACGGTAAATCATTTACCACTTCGTAATGATGCCATTCCTTCTGACAACACTTTAAAGACATCCTGACAGTGAGGCTGCCATtcctcctgcaaacacgtcttattattttttttttttttcaaaattctgCATATATGGTCTGTTgaggacagatcaggactgcaggcagaccagtctaGTACTCATACTTTCTTATTCTGTAGCCATGCTTTTTaatatgtgcagcatgtggttttgcattgaattaaaaatgcatggaaGTCTCTGGtcatcttaaaggcagcatatgttgctttaaaaaccttaatgtatttttttttgcattaatgctgccattaaaGAAGTATAAATTAGCTTTGCCAAGGTTATTGACAgaaccctataccatgacagtccctggcttttggactagTTATTGATACGTCTGGATGGttgctgtgttgcttttattttattgttttattttaatcctcATTTTTTTCTACAGTTATTTATAATGCAGATAGTCAGACTTTTTCTCAGTGAACTACTgtatttaaacagtaaatatgttttatcCTTTGGGACTCGGTTGGTAAATTAAGCAAAAGACTACTCTAAACCATTGTGATACTTAATAATGATAAGGACAATATACTGCTGCTGCTAATGTGCTATCATAAGCCCAGTCTGGCCCATTTGTTGAGTAACTCTGGGCTCGAGCAGAGGAGAAAGATGTTCACTTTAGAATGTGGCACTTGATTGCAGCTAATCTTTGTGAAACACTAATCAACCTTTGCCTTTCTGGTCCAGACAGAAGCAAGGTATGCTTATGATTTGAAAGCAGGGAAGGATAGGACTGAGAAATGAAGGAGACAATGTATGATTTGTGGTAAACCTTTCTTACACTCATCATCATGATTCACAGTTCTACTATCTGTGAGATTAAAAGCTTGGATTTATGTGTACCTGAAAACCATGAATCAACCCAACAGATCAATAACGCTGTTCATTCAATAAGTGCAAGTTTAATAAAGGAATGCGTTGATAAAACAGATATTTTCATTACTGAAGGCAAAGAAAATTGTGGTGTTTTGTGCGTAGgcgtgtaaataaaaaaatagttttaaatccAGAGTGGTTTCAGTTTGTTTGAGTCAGTTTGTTTGAGTCAGTTCAGGTTTGAGTCCTGCAGTAAATGCTTTATAGTCACAGGCACACAACTTATTTACTTTGAGCCAAAAGTAATAAGTATATAATGTCAATAGCATTAAATTATTGTATCTGAGCAGTCCTCAGTTCTTAACAATTTATCAAAGTTTTCAGAAAGGAGCTCATAATTTTAATCTGTAGAACCTATAATAATGCACTATAACTTCATTTTAATTCTACATTACTCAGaaaggtgcttgggtggcacagcggtaaattacgctagcccaatTCTACTGGGATCCAAGGTTTGaattctcagctgtgctataaTCCGGtagggcatctacatacaaacatgattggctatgttttggGAGGAACGTGGCTGTCGTGGCCCCATGATGGAATGGTGTCCTGTACAGGGTGTGCtattgcattgcacccagtgattctaggGAAGCTAGACCCATTGTGACCCTAATTATGAGTAAAAAGCAGTGGGAAAAGATAAAAACTTGTTAACAGTGACTATCATTTAGATAAACAAGGGAAAATGAACCTGAAATGTATGTATGCGATTGATAATTAAAAATGGTTCTTCATTGTGTGTATGGTCAGTGTTTTAGTGTAAGTGCTGATGGCACGAGCCTGATCAGCACTGTCATGTATATTGAGCATGCCAAGGCAGTGTGGTCAATTATGTGTGGAGTCAGAATTTTTAATGCCTGTTCTccccattaaagaacaggtaATTACCGGCCAAGCGTATGAAGGGTAAATGATCAAATTTTACATGCTATAAATGATGTCATTATGTCAGATTTGGTCCACTAATCTAAAAGGTTTACCACAAAGTTAAACAGCAGTATTTTCCCTGGTTCATTCAGGTTTTAGACCTGGTCTTGTATTTATCTTTTGTATGAATGTGCAGTAGATGCCACTGGAAAGCAAGCACCACAACATGGgtcaatttaaatatacatcATTCAGAGAAAGGAAATATAAAAAAGTCCAAAGCAAAAAGATAACTGGTGTTTAcatagctattattattattcaggacAATAACTATATAAAATTATTGACTGCACTGGTGTACTGTTTCCTTGTGGTTGAATGATGCATTAAATCACAAAATTAAAGCAATATTGCTTATGGTTATGACATCTGTttattacaacactttacaacaCTTTTATTTTGACTTACCCAAATAGCATATTCTAATTAAGAGTGATtacttattcatttttttagttGTAAACATGTTAGATTGTTAGAATATTTCTTAAAATTCTGGTcaatttaattgttattttagTTAGTTATAATGTTCTCTTAATTGAAaatcataaaattaatattattattattgttattattattattattattattgttattattaataataaaatattagactTGAGAAGAAAAACACAACACTTTTCTCTTCATTGTACAGAGCTGGAATGCTCTTGTATTTCAAAATGTTTAGATTAGATTTTATCTTTTGTCTAAGAAAACTGAACTTAATTTGTCTGTATGACCATACTGTTTGTAAAGCCTCAGAATTTCTTTTTTCAAagttttatgttcatgtttttatgactttaaaaaattatttttttctaaacactctttaaaattaaaaatacaaagttCTATTTCTGAATatttaaaatcaattttaaaATGTTCTCCAAATTTTTCCCATTATAAGTGTTTAATATTGGATAAAACATTGGAATGTTGCAAAGCACTAAACTGTATAATATTCTTCTTTTTAATTAAACTTATAAAACCTCTTAACTGTAATACTTACCAttacaaagtttttttttccaaattaaaagcattattatttaaattatataaatattaataaataataattagttcagaattataaaaataaatatcagaattatttaatgtctttaaaattcaaaaacacaatttattttatattatatgtcgttttaactgtttttctaagcatcaacattaaaaagtgttttatttGTAAAGCTTAATGAATCAGAATGTATTTTTTCTACAATGTGTTTTATCAACaatgtgtttttaattgttACGCTTTGGCATTGCCTTTTTACCCTAAACATCTTGTCCTATATTTCCTAAAAAAATCAACAATCAACctaaaacattaactaaattattgttttgtataattaaaaacagtataatTTTTGAATATACATTTCTTACATTAATGTTTAATTCTGTAGAATGCTAAATTAGTGAATAGTATTCCGGGATGAACTAAAAATTCTGTTTCATGTGTTGCAGTGTGAAGAATACCAACAAGGGCTACTAACAGGTGACCTATGCGAAGACCTTTGTGTGAGCGGCCAGGTGGAATACAAACGCTGCCTCTACTATGAGAATGGAAAGAAGGTCATGGCGGCCAGCTGGCGAGGCACGCCTGTTGTTCTTAAATCCAAGCTTGAAAACTTTTCCTCCTATGAGGTTTTGGGACTGCTGGAGTACCAGGACATAGCAGGTGATGTGGGGGCTGAAGAGGAGCTTTCACCCCTAGATGTGGTCTTCTATGCCACATTGCAGATTAAAAACTTGCTGGGCCTGGAGGCTGGGAGTAACCTGACCCTGCCGAGGCTCTGGGGCCAAAAACTGAAAGAAAAGTCGCAGGTGTACTCACGAGCTGAGCTGGCCTCACTCTGGGCTCTGCTGCAGCAGGAGGAATACACCTTTCTCCGGGTGATGCAGGACTTGACGGACCACGTGGCAAAGGTGCTGGGTTCCTGCGGTCATTTTTACGCAGTGGAATACCTTGCAGCCGGACGGGCATGGGACCAGAATATTTTCTCGCTGGAGGAACTCTTTCCAAGCATCTCTCAGAGTGGACTGAAAAGGACAGTAACAGAGATGGACATGGTGCCCCGTGTTGCTCTCAGCTTCTTGGACATGGTAGGGCGCTTTGAGAGTGACTTTTCTCATCACTTACACCTTTGTGATATCAAGCCAGAGAACTTCGCCATTAGGAAGGACCTGACTGTGAGTATTCTTATAAGCATACATATGCAGAAGTATCTATACTACAGTATATCTCATTAACTAATAATAACCAGGGGCTTGTTTTGAAAGCTGGTTGCTGAAAGTTGTCATTAAGCCGTGCCCAAGGACTGCAAACTGCTGGGTGAACCACTCTGaggaaacaataaaaacctTGTACAAACAAGAGTGGGTAATGGAATTTTGATTCACCCACTGTCTTAGACACAGTCTGGGCAAACAGATCCACTAAATGACAACTTGATTTACAACCACAGAGCAAGAGTGCATTAACTTAAACACACCAAGAGGTGCTTTGCAAAGACTAACAAACTGCTCTGGTCTTTGTATGTGTTTTCAGTACTGGTAGGATAACTTCATTTCAATGTTGTtagataaatgtgtttattttcagcatttacagATTAAGGACATAACTGGCACATAAATCCTAAAAAGCAAACAGGATTTTAGCAAAATTAAGTTCATTTATTTGCGTAATCTTATTTATCTAAAAGGTTTAGATTTTAAGAGCAGATGAATGTGTTAATTAGCTGATGCTTTTGCTCAAATACAGGACAAGGTCAGCCAGAGAAAAACTATTGgagatttttattaattttaataattttttatgcTTTCCATTAAAGCACATGCTCAGACACCACTCAGGTGGCTTCGATATCTACTCATCTGTAgctcatttaattaaatatattagcagttattgcttaattattatGAATACAGTCTTCTGAAATACATGTACAATTCTGAAAGATGCAACATTTTGCTCAAATTGTTATGTTGAAATTATGATTTGGAATTAAAAACACTGTAAGAAATGTAGGAACATTAACTAGCACTCATGGACTTTTACCCCACATtgcatataataaatacatttgtacaaAGCAATTGCTTAATCAAATTCTCATATCCCCTAAAATACCTCCACCTACAGTACAAAATATAatcacataaaatacaatacatttgCAGACACTGAAGTATTGTAAGGTAACTTTGCTTATTGCCGGGAAGGAACcctcttttacattttcagtttgTGTAGTTTTACATGAAAATGCATATTAATAGTAATTTAAAGGTGCATAATACACTGCTGTACAGTAGAGACgacttttatgtatttttacaataaaaggggTAATACTTGTAACCTATATTTGgtacaaattacacaattatttattatacttcTAAACACTTGTTTATAGGCTAATATGTGGTAGTAAATAAGgaattatattttttacatttatttttagctaAAACATATATTTTGCTAACCCCCTCCTAATGATATTTAGACAACTGATTGTGTTGGTTTAGCATGCATAAACCTTTTTGTCTCGTATTcgaatgtgtatttgtgtttgttttgtattgAAACAGTAACTGTGTAGCAGATCCCTATAATATCAAACAATGTATATACATAGTTAGGGCTGAGCAAGAGTTCAGCGTTTTTGATTTGGGAAATGGACTCCAGATTGCAGCGCTCGTGCTCAGTCATGGCTGGAGCTTTAGCGTATGAGATCTGTCAGGCACGCgtatgttatatacagtgttagtggtgtatattaACACCGCTATTCTCAGAACTAAATGTTTAAACAGAGTTTGTCCATGCTGAAACAACTTCACATCAAGTTAGTCTTTTAAAAGTGCAGCAGATCTGTCATGTACAAACTTCTTTTACAATCTATTGaggatagaaataaaataatatcaaaCAGTATGAAAGAAAGAATTGCTTATAATGTACACATtcacagggtgagtcaaaattatgttaacacttgaatggcgggaaccatttattcacaaagcatacttcatatgtgtgagatgatttacaggacagtctcaacctgttcgccatcacgttcaacacacaaaaaccattagtgttaacataattttgactcacccggtAATTTAAAGCACTGTGAAGGAATTCTGGATTAGCTAAATTTCTGTTAAACTTTTTTGACAGGTGGCAGCTATAGATGTGGACATGGCCTTTTTTGAGCCCAAAATGCGGGACATTCTGGAGCAGAACTGCACCAACGACAGTGACTGCAATTTTTTTGACTGCGTCTCTCAATGTGATACAACCAGAAAGAAATGTGGATCTAAACGCAAAAACAGCAACCTTCAGGTACGCATGAAGAAAATGTGACACCTGTTACTATCTGACATTAAATTAACGTAACACATTTTTTAACTTATGTAATAATTCAAATAATGTAATAAGGATGAACATTAGTGAATTCTAACATACTAAATGTTTTGTTGCTGTAGAAATTTTGCACTTAACTGTATCTATGTTTTGAGATTGTCTAAACATAAGATTAGAGattgattttttaaagaaaatttttattataaaatattattttttgaaACAATATTAACAGGCAAACATTAAGAAACATTTATTATCAGGAAATTAGCAAACAATATCTTGTTATTTAATCAGCAAATATTGTCTTTAAAAgatcatttaaatgtattaattaaacatATGCACAacataactatatatatatattaacctTGAATTTCTCAACCTGTGGTCTGTGGTCTAAGACTAGATACTGTAAATACTGTAGCTGTAAAAGTTCTACAGAAAGCAAGTTATTATAACAAAGGTCAGAAGATGAAAGTTCTTGTCCACAAGCAGTACCACAAACAATGTATGGAATGTTGAATGTTCATGATAAGAGCATGAATACCACAATTATCTGTTCCAAACTTAACTGAGCACGCATAgtattaaaagaaaagtttttggTCACAAGataaaacaagctttaaaatttaagtttgatttaaaaaaagacaacTAATAAAACAACACAATAAGACAACagggtagtggtagctcagctgtTAAGATATTGGACTAGTTATTggaaagttgctggtttaagtgCCACCACCACCACTTGCTCAAATTGCATtcagttataattgtaagttgctttgaataaaagtgtatgCTAAGTGCCATAAATGTTAATGTcaactcaggtggtgcagcagtaaaatatgttAGCCTACTAACACTGGAAAGCAGGGTTTTAATCAGCAGTGGTACTTTCAGCCGATCGGACATCTGcatacagacatggttggcatcctgtctgaggTGTGTTACTGCGTTGCACCCAGTAAATCTAAAGAAACTTGACCCATGGTGACCCTACCTAAGATGAAGtgatgatgaaaatgaaatgaaataagtgATTTGCTGAGGAGCGAGACTtaacaatcaataaataaaaaacccaaCATTGAAGTCATATAAAACTAATATACTCTTTAATCTCATGACTTAAGATCAATCTTGGCCGGGCAGCATTATCAGATCTTTGCTTTCATCCCCTCATGATATGGCCTAAATCAACACCTGTTATTAGCACAAGCTCCATTTAAGGAGACAAGCCAACAGACGACCGAGCGGAAAGAAACCAAGTCTAGCTCCCGACCTCAGACAGAGCCCATCTCTCCATCGCTGATCACTTATCACAACACCAGATGACTTCTTCCATACTATTGTCCTCACTGCCACTCGGGACAATAGAAGCTTTGTGTCATTCAGGCTACCAGGTCAAGGAGATATCTTCTCTGTCCATCCCCTTCAAACAACATGAAATAAGAATATGACTGATGATGGCCATCATGAGCATGAATAAAACCGTGAAGGTCACTCATAGTGGCATTTTTTCTTTGCGGTCATCTCTGACTGTCACCCCCTCACCAGTCATCtctctttttccctttttcctgTTCAGGTGATCTGTGAGAAGATCTTCTGCACATGGTTCTCTCCCACGCTCCTGGGGGATAAAGCAGGGCATCCTCTTCAGGTGGAGCTTCAGAAGGCAGTGCAGGACTGTGCAGAGACAGAGGGAGGAGAGGACGCAGAGCTCAGCCGGACCATTAGGCTTCGACTTCAGAGCCTCCTCACGCAGCTCATTCAGGAGAATTTGGATAATCAAAAGCAAACACACTCAAGACAACACGTCCATACAGCACTTAATTTCTAAAACCCTTTTATTACTTGGATTTCACACTTATGTTCCAGACCCAAGTCTGCCTGGACACTAAGTTTGTTATGTTTCAAGGTGTAAATGCTTGGGTGTAGTTTCAGGGTTAGTTACAATATGTAGTCTGTCTAAAATAGGGGTCTGGGTTCAGTTTAACTGAGCTTGAGTGCTGATCATACCATGtgtaaaagcattttatttctaaaatagtAAAATGCTATCATGTGTGATAACAGTTTAATATTGTAACATTTACACTGGTGAAAAAAGGACACTGTGATCTTCAGATAAATTAAATGACTTTCACCTACATAGCTGATCAGTGGCagccaaaagtaaaaaaaaaaaaaaaaaaaaacactatgtGTGCTGGGGTGGAGCTCTTGAATATAAATCGAACAGCAgggcacccacacagacacacatggtATGGACTATAAAATGCTTCCACAAACAGTACGTTCTGTGTTTGAGAAAGGTAATGGTTAAATGGGTTCTGCATTGTCGCTGCAAGTGTGGCCCATGCTGGCTAGTCTAGGTGGCTGCATGAGAGAGTTAGAAGAGTTGATTTACTGAGAGtcgtgcatgactctccatccTCAGTATCGGTCTCTGTGAGACCTTATCTCTGGAAAGtgatgtgtcagagggggcacaTGATCTGTGGCTCTGCTCTTTTAGGGTAAGGGTATTTAAGGTGGAAGTTACAATTGGGGAATTTTATGTGACTACATTgaa
This DNA window, taken from Trichomycterus rosablanca isolate fTriRos1 chromosome 3, fTriRos1.hap1, whole genome shotgun sequence, encodes the following:
- the dipk1c gene encoding divergent protein kinase domain 1C, which translates into the protein MFRTACRLASLGRSLGCSFGWRRAKVWRRTAVLFLLLWFASWLFLSGLLFVHTTMFSDFCTDDKSKRILQRVCEEYQQGLLTGDLCEDLCVSGQVEYKRCLYYENGKKVMAASWRGTPVVLKSKLENFSSYEVLGLLEYQDIAGDVGAEEELSPLDVVFYATLQIKNLLGLEAGSNLTLPRLWGQKLKEKSQVYSRAELASLWALLQQEEYTFLRVMQDLTDHVAKVLGSCGHFYAVEYLAAGRAWDQNIFSLEELFPSISQSGLKRTVTEMDMVPRVALSFLDMVGRFESDFSHHLHLCDIKPENFAIRKDLTVAAIDVDMAFFEPKMRDILEQNCTNDSDCNFFDCVSQCDTTRKKCGSKRKNSNLQVICEKIFCTWFSPTLLGDKAGHPLQVELQKAVQDCAETEGGEDAELSRTIRLRLQSLLTQLIQENLDNQKQTHSRQHVHTALNF